A window of Rhipicephalus microplus isolate Deutch F79 chromosome 8, USDA_Rmic, whole genome shotgun sequence genomic DNA:
GCTGGCTACGGCTGTTGACATACGCGCGACCAGCAGAGAGTTCCAGCAGGTTCTTTCCTCCTACCAATGTAGCGACGAAGACGCCGGAGATGCGTAGTGGGAGGTGCATTCGCTTGCTCGGCGAGGCGGTCGTGCCCTCTCTGGCACGGTCCAGCATCCAGCTGCAGAACGTTAAATGGTTTTAGCAATTTTTGGTTGATTATTGCGAATGCTTCCAAGTTTTTTTTACTGCAATTTGTACTGTTTTACAGCTTTTTCATTCACTTGAACCTAACCTCGGGCGCGGTCCCGCCAAGTGAGCtgtacagatgaaaaaaaaaaaaaaactggatccCTAATGTGACCCCAATTCAAAGTGCATAGTTTTGCTTCACCGTATTCTTGGTTCCAAATCCGTAATTACCGCCGTCAAAACTTTGATATGATCGTCTGATCCTTCGGCCGTATAGcatattcttttatttttgtgtttttttagtcTACATTTTTAGTGATTGTTTTAGCTTCACAAGTCCGTATTCTACGGAAGGTATTTTCCTTACTTCTCTGGTTTTTGTTTAAAATATTCTGCCATCTGGTTTTCTGTCCATCTCCgtttgtgggtgagcgccatcacGAAGAGGATATCATCATCACCAACGTCATCACCTCTAGCCACTCTGTGTTCGGTGTTCGGGTGGGCTGTTCGTGTGACGTCCGGTCGGGCTTGTCCTCGCCATGGGTTTGGGCCAAAGCAAGGTGGACCAGGCCACCGGAATGACGGAACGGGAGAAGCAGCTTGTGCTCGCCTCATGGAACGCGTTCACCAAAGACCGCGACGACTACGGCGTCCAGCTGTTCGATGCGCTGTTCGTGGCACACCCAGAATACCTGAAGCTATTCCACAAGTTCAAGGGCGAGACCATCGAGGAGGTCCGCAAGGAATCTAAGTTTAGGTACGTCAGCAGAACATAATGTCGGTCTAGGGTGTATTAATGAAAGCAGACAGTGGGCAGTCACCATTCCGTTGTGCAATTCTCTTTTCCGTGTTCAATGTTTCTTGGGCTATGTTCTTTAGTGTTCTAGGTCACTCACCACATGGAATCGGTGAACACCTAAGTACGCATCCCTCGCGCCACCTTGTGCCAAAGCGACGACAATACATCCACTAAAGCAAAGACGCGTACTGCAGTTGTAGTGCCATTACATGCATCGCCTTTAGCTTACTGTCGACTAATATTAAGCGCAATGGTTCCCACATGTCCATACGTGATTGTGTATTATTTCATATAGCCTGTGTTCTAACCTATCTTTTTTCCTTTCTCCTTAGTCCTTGACTTTAGTAGTGGGTTGTGGGCAGGCTTGAGTAAAGCTGCCCAGTTTGATATCGCAAAACTTTATCTCTGCGTTTAAGATGGCAAGAACGATTCTGTTTGTCATTGCTTATAAGAAACTACGATTTTTTTTCGTGGGAAGGCATTGAAAGTTTAACACACTTCCAAGCTGAAGTTAATCATGATCGACATGTCTCACGAAGGACATGTCTTCAGGAACCGTGCAAGGGCTCTGTGCCGTTCCCAGTTCACATTTCATTACTCACATAACGGTAATTCTTCTTCCTTCAAGCTTGCTTATGAGCCGTAATTCTTCTTCCTTCAAGCTTGCTTATGAGCCAAGACTATATTGAACCCCACCGCTGACCAATCGACCTTACGTCACATCATTGGTTACGAAGTTACGTAACCAAATCACACGAGAAGCTCACAAAAAACAGCGTCTCTAATGCTACCTAGCAATGTTATAAAAATGAGGACAAGTCATTACGGCACGCAGCCGATTTTTGTGCGCTAGAAGTTTGTGTATATTCTTTTCACATTGTTCTATTAGGCACGACGCAGTGAAGGAACCCAGAAATTGTCACTGGATTGTCAAAGTGGCAATCTAGAACTTGCACAGCACAGGAGCTATAGCAATCAACCTCAATCGAAATGCAAAAGCCTGGCCTGGTGTAGATTCCCTTCACCTTGTTCTATGAGGCATGACGCAGTGAAAGAATGCAGAAATTGTCAACATGTGGTAATCTACAactttcacagcacagggagctCTAGCATTTAACCTAAATCAAAATGCAAAAGCCTGGCCGGGACTGAATCCGCCAACTTCGGGTCAACAGGCAAGCACCGTCACCATACTACCACGGAGAACCACTGAAAATCATATACTTGGATATTGTACGTGTAGGGTAAGCGCTACCTAACCGTTAAAATGAAAGTAAGCTGCTGGCACGTTGCGTACTTTTCAGTGCATGTGCGACAAACTAAACCGTTCTCAATGCAAAAAAGTAGGTTGCAGTACGGAATTTAGAAAAGGGAAGATAACTATGACACAGGCGCACTCGTCTCTTCCCTTccttgattgatggattgatattcagggtttaacgtccgaatgaccatatgattacgattaccatatgattatgagagacgccgtagtggaaggctccggaggtttggaccacctggggttctttaacatgcacgcaaatcagagcacacgggcctacaacattttcgcctccattgaaaatgcagccgccgcagctaggattcgatcccgcgacctgtgggttagcagtcgagtagcttagccactagaccatcccGGTGGGGCTCTTCTTTTCCCTAGTCCCTGCTCCGTACTgcaccccactttttttttcatgtaagaGTGAATTGTTACCGAGTAGCTCATATGGTTGTTTTGCTATAACCAAactgtgtctttttgtctcaggGAACACGGCGTGACCATAGGCATGCAGCTGAGCAACTTGATCGAGTTCCTGGACGACCCGGACAATCTAATTATGCTGGTGAGAAGCAACGCCGAGCTCCACACCAAGATCAAGGGCGTCAAGCCGAAGCACTTCAAGGTCTTCAGCCAAGTCATCATCGACGTTCTCAAGACCAATCACAGGAAGCTGATGCCGCCAGAGGCAGAGCAGGCTTGGGTTAAGCTCTTTCTCGTGAGTACCGTTGCTTGCATTTCGCAGTCGACACGTCACTTTCATCGTGGTCACAGCTCTACAAATCCCATGGAGCAGGCACGCGCTTCACATTGTCGTGTAAGCATAGTAGCTCTCTATGCCCGCTTTAAGCGTTTCGTATGATCATTTGGTATCAACCAATAAAACGCTCAATGAATATGAAATATGTCACAAGTTGAGTTATAAAGTACAAGCCATTACAGCTATAACTTCACTGTAATCTTCTCTGAACAGCAGACATTACGATTAGATCAGCAGCAACAACAGAATCCCAGGAGCGTGATTAAATACTATACATTGATATCAGAAATGATGAAGGAATTCACTTCAAAATGAAGTAGAGATGGCAACTGTATCCTGTTGAAAACTGGCCAGTGTAtgtacattgctttctttgcactTCAAGACGTTGCTTCACTGGTTTATTTGCTTCGCTGTTTGTACACACATCCTTTCTTTTGTATTTGGTACTCTTTTGTATATTCCTGTGTAGTTTGGATATTTTTTTGAACTTTATGGATGCAATATTGTACCCAATTCCCCtctccagctctctcgtctacaTAGTAAATTAGATGCGTGAAATAAAAATATAATTCAGACAAAAGAAACTATAATTGGTGCTCTCAGATATCCCTTGGAAAACGCAAGCTACTCTGAGCGATCTGCGTTACACATGCATTTCGTAAGCCAACTCCCTACCGTCACCGCAAATTTATTTGTTAGTTTATGAGACCTTTATGTCAACCTTACCTATGGTCTTACTTGAAGGTGTGGACAAGCAAAATGTTGTAATGACGAATAAAACCTGTTCAAAGATTATTTCGACCCGAGGCTACCTGAATGAAGAAAGAGTGATGGTGGGTGGTGGCACCTTGTGTTGACCTGTGTGGGCTGAAGTGAGGTGTACTGGCTGAATGGGAGTGTTATTATGAAGCGCTTGATACATTTTGTATATAGAGTAGTAATTTCATAGCCTGCGTCTTCTTTaggtattcatgttttacatttcAGAATAGCAACCCTCGTATAGTTTGAGTGAGCGGAGTAGAGAAATCTTACTGAGTGGTTTTTAACTTGTTCGGTGAGCTTATTGAGGTCAACTAGTGGTGGGTCACACTTTGCGGATTCGTACTCTAATGCCGGGCACAATACTTCACTTAGCCACGATGAAATAGCACTGATGAGTTGGAGCATGAAGGAAAGCGGAAAAGTGAAGAAGGGAATTGCAGGCAAGAAAATCGCTACTTCACttagtctttttttcttcatgctaAAACTGAGCACCGCTATGCCAGTACGACATTATAGTGCACCACCTTGCCCAATCTGCAGTACTTGCCCATTTCAACTTGGTCCTTACTTTATCCTGTCCTTGTACTGCTTGTTCTCGTCTGATACGCAGTTGATGAACGAGACTATCGCTACCACCTTTGCGGCCGGACCGCGGAGCTCGAGTCGGATCTACTCTCCAACGAGCGCTCGAAAGGAGtgggtgctggcgacgccttccCGTTCCGCATCTCCCTCGGGTGGCGGGCACGTCGCCAAGGCGTCCAAGACCCCGCGAGAACAGTCACCCAGGAACCTCGCCTCGGCGAGCAAGCAACATCCCAAGATGGGAGGGAACACGAAGGTCCTCAGCAAGGAGGACGTTTCGAAACCAGCGAAGGCGGATGAAGGCGCGAAAGGCACGAAGAAAGAGGGAAGTTCGAAATCCCCCAAGAAGGAACACAGTTCCGTCAAGAGAGAACACAGTGCCATCAAGAAGGCACAGAGTTCGAAACCCCATATGCAGAGGAAATAACTATCAAAATGACCGTGACGAGATAAGTGTTCCAGGACGCGAGACGCTATTGCACGTGTGCCACTGTACACATGTCCACGTGGTTGGCTACGCGTAGATGGTTCTATTAAAGATGATGCGATAAGGAAGGGAGAGCGAGTCAAACGGATAAAAGAGTAAGGCCTAGTTGCCCTATAAGAGGCCTCGTATTGCGGCGTAACCAACGTATTCCGCTTCTCCGTTGCGGCTGATTCGGTGCCCACGCTTTTAGCTCATTGACAATGGgttgtgagtttttttttcttaaatgcacGAATTTCATAATTTTATAAAACCGATGAATGCGTGAAGTAGACACACGCTGCGTGGTGACGGCAATAGAAAGTTGTATATTCCGCGTGTACGCAGTAGGAATTTTTCCGTATTGTACATACCTCCGCGACGCGTTTCAGTACATAGAGACATGATATGCACACCTTTTATACGACGTATTATGCCTGTAACGACTGCTGAACAAGGCTGCGCTGTCAAATCTGTATGTAATGAGAATGTCACTGGAACCAACGTATCCAGAGGCGGTCACGTCTTCTTTAGCACATGTGTTAATGTGAGTGGCTCGCATGCAGTCTCCTACTATAAAATTGGAGGAGGAGGTGATTTGCAGAAACGGGTGAAGGAGAGGCTGAAGAAGCGCACAGAATAAATACTGAGGTAACTGAATGTGCTCAATTTAGTTTCCGTTTTAGTCGCCCAAATAAAGCATGCCTGGTTATAtccatttttctctttctcttttctgaCCCACTCACCGCTTTCGCACTTGTTCTCTCCTATATTTTTGTGGCTGTGGGAGAGGAATTCACAAGGCACATACTGAAGAAGACGAGAACCCTTGTCAGAAGAAAGGCTCCAGCGGAATTCCCTTcctcgccccaccacggtggtctagtggctaaggtactcggctgctgacccgcaggtcgcgggatcaaatcccggctgtggcggctgcatttccgatggaggcggaaatgttgtaggcccgtgtactca
This region includes:
- the LOC142768402 gene encoding cytoglobin-1-like — encoded protein: MGLGQSKVDQATGMTEREKQLVLASWNAFTKDRDDYGVQLFDALFVAHPEYLKLFHKFKGETIEEVRKESKFREHGVTIGMQLSNLIEFLDDPDNLIMLVRSNAELHTKIKGVKPKHFKVFSQVIIDVLKTNHRKLMPPEAEQAWVKLFLLMNETIATTFAAGPRSSSRIYSPTSARKEWVLATPSRSASPSGGGHVAKASKTPREQSPRNLASASKQHPKMGGNTKVLSKEDVSKPAKADEGAKGTKKEGSSKSPKKEHSSVKREHSAIKKAQSSKPHMQRK